One Bosea sp. 124 genomic window, GGATGTTCGCGGTGGAGGTCTACGCGGCGGTTCGGCAGTTCGTGTTCAATCAGGGGAAGAGCCGCCGGGAGGCGGCGCGTGTTTTTGGTCTGAGCCGCGAGACGATTGCGAAGATGTGCCGGTTCTCGCTGCCGCCGGGGTACACGCGAACGAAGCCTGCCGGGAAGCCGAAGTTGGGTCCGTTGCTGCCGGTGATCGACGCAATCCTGGAGGCTGACCGGAGCGCGCCGGTGAAGCAGCGCCATACGGCCAAGCGGATCTTCGAGCGCCTGCGCGACGAGCATGGTTTCGCTGGCGGCTACACGGTGGTGAAGGATTACGTGCGGATCGGCCGGGCGCGTGGGCGCGAGACCTTCGTGCCGCTGGCGCATCCGCCGGGACACGCCCAGGTGGATTTCGGCGAGGCGATCGCGGTGATTGGCGGGGTTCGGCAGAAGATCCATTTCTTCTGCATGGACCTGCCGCAGTCGGACGCCTGCTTCGTGAAGGCCTATCCCCGCGAGACGACGGAAGCGTTCCTGGACGGCCATGTCTCGGCCTTCGGCTTCTTCGAAGGGGTGCCGCTGTCGATCCTGTACGACAACACGCGCATCGCGGTGGCGAAGATCTGCGGCGACGGCAAGCGCGAGCGAACCCGCGCCTTCACCGAGCTGGTCAGCCATTATCTGTTCCGGGATCGCTTCGGCCGTCCAGGCAAGGGCAACGACAAGGGCAAGGTCGAGGGCCTGGTGAAGTACGCCCGCTCCAACTTCATGACGCCGATCCCGGTGGTGGCAAGCTTTGAGGCGCTGAACGCCAGGCTGGCTGAGCGTTGCCGTCTCCGGCAGGGGGAACGAGCCGGGCGGCATGCCGGGACGATCGGAGAACGGCTTGTCGCCGATCTGGCGGCGTTGCGCGACCTGCCGGCCGTGCCGCTGGAGCCGTGCGAGAAGCGCAGCGCGCGGGTCTCCTCGACCGCATTGGTGCGCTACCGCTCAAACGATTACTCCGTGCCCACAGCTTACGGCTTTCAGGATGTCGTGGTGAAGGGCTTCGTCGATGCGGTCGTGATCCTGTGCGGTGGCGCCGAGATTGCCCGTCACCCGCGCTGCTATGGCGAAGGCGTGTTCGTCTCCAACCCACTGCATTATCTCGCCCTGATCGAGACCAAGCCCAATGCGCTCGACCAGGCGGCGGCGCTCCAGGGCTGGGATCTGCCCGAGGCCTTCCAGCACCTGCGCCATCTGCTGGAGGCGCGCATGGGCAACCGTGGCAAGCGCGAGTTCATCCAGGTGCTGCGGCTGATGGAGGCGATGCCGCGAGATATGGTGACCTTCGCGGTGACCGAGGCGATCCGCCTCGGTGCCATCGGCTTCGACGCGGTCAAGCTGATCGCGCTGGCGCGGATCGAGCGCAGGCCCGCCCGTCTCGACCTGTCGGCCTATCCCCATCTGCCGAGGACGACGGTCAGGACAACCGCGGCCGCCGACTATGCCGTGCTCCTGCCGGAGGAAGCGGCATGACCAGTAACACCAGCGACGCGATGCCGGCGGGAACGACCAGCGGCACGCCGCAGGTCCTGCTGGCGCATCATCTCAAGCAGCTGAAGCTGCCGACGGTGCTGCGCGAGTACGACAAGGTCGCCCGCGAATGCGCGCGCGATGGCGTCGATCATCCGCGCTATCTGCTGCGCCTGATCGAGCTCGAACTGATCGACCGCGAGCGCCGCACGGTCGAGCGGCGCATCCGGGCGGCGCGCTTCCCGGCGGT contains:
- the istA gene encoding IS21 family transposase, with translation MFAVEVYAAVRQFVFNQGKSRREAARVFGLSRETIAKMCRFSLPPGYTRTKPAGKPKLGPLLPVIDAILEADRSAPVKQRHTAKRIFERLRDEHGFAGGYTVVKDYVRIGRARGRETFVPLAHPPGHAQVDFGEAIAVIGGVRQKIHFFCMDLPQSDACFVKAYPRETTEAFLDGHVSAFGFFEGVPLSILYDNTRIAVAKICGDGKRERTRAFTELVSHYLFRDRFGRPGKGNDKGKVEGLVKYARSNFMTPIPVVASFEALNARLAERCRLRQGERAGRHAGTIGERLVADLAALRDLPAVPLEPCEKRSARVSSTALVRYRSNDYSVPTAYGFQDVVVKGFVDAVVILCGGAEIARHPRCYGEGVFVSNPLHYLALIETKPNALDQAAALQGWDLPEAFQHLRHLLEARMGNRGKREFIQVLRLMEAMPRDMVTFAVTEAIRLGAIGFDAVKLIALARIERRPARLDLSAYPHLPRTTVRTTAAADYAVLLPEEAA